One stretch of Nocardioides perillae DNA includes these proteins:
- a CDS encoding VWA domain-containing protein, translating into MALTALDDPRWPLALPVVGLLALSVLLLGARRVRDRGDGLLLGPVAAARVRALPPFRRLRRRRLLLTGVRVVAALTLLVGAALVLSRPTRTQTAAADPPSRDVVVCLDGSGSMDSSAAAVLRAVSAVVDEQRDDRVAIVLFDGAPLTVMPLSDDHAAVRARLRTVADAVVDGDPALDFATQGDGRRLSQVGDGLVSCVQRFDALDQRRGRTVVLATDNDPLGPPLYDLSEAAAYAVARDVVVHAVGPDALTGPRRSALERAARRTGGTLSLLDAGSTSDAADAVVAAIARQEARRLERPPRPRRVDAPGAGALVLGAGALALALACAVRPTAGRPRPADGWPSGPRRRRGVR; encoded by the coding sequence GTGGCGCTGACCGCGCTCGACGACCCCCGCTGGCCGCTCGCCCTGCCGGTCGTCGGCCTCCTCGCGCTGTCCGTCCTGCTGCTCGGGGCGCGACGCGTGCGCGACCGCGGCGACGGCCTGCTGCTCGGTCCGGTGGCTGCGGCCCGGGTGCGAGCCCTGCCCCCCTTCCGGCGACTGCGCCGACGCCGCCTCCTGCTCACCGGGGTGCGCGTCGTCGCGGCGCTCACGCTGCTGGTCGGCGCCGCGCTGGTGCTCAGCCGCCCGACCCGGACCCAGACCGCGGCGGCCGACCCGCCGAGTCGCGACGTCGTGGTCTGCCTCGACGGCTCGGGCTCGATGGACTCGAGCGCGGCCGCCGTGCTGCGCGCGGTCTCGGCGGTGGTCGATGAGCAGCGCGACGACCGGGTGGCGATCGTGCTCTTCGACGGCGCGCCGCTGACCGTGATGCCGCTCAGCGACGACCACGCGGCGGTGCGGGCGCGGCTGCGCACCGTGGCCGACGCGGTGGTCGACGGCGACCCGGCCCTCGACTTCGCCACCCAGGGCGACGGCCGCCGGCTCTCGCAGGTCGGCGACGGTCTGGTCTCCTGCGTGCAGCGCTTCGACGCCCTCGACCAGCGGCGGGGCCGCACCGTCGTGCTGGCCACCGACAACGATCCCCTCGGCCCGCCGCTCTACGACCTGTCCGAGGCCGCGGCGTACGCCGTGGCGCGCGACGTCGTCGTGCACGCCGTCGGACCCGACGCCCTGACCGGTCCGCGGCGCTCCGCGCTCGAGCGGGCGGCGCGGCGCACCGGCGGCACGTTGAGCCTGCTCGACGCGGGCTCGACGTCCGACGCGGCCGACGCGGTCGTCGCGGCGATCGCCCGGCAGGAGGCACGGCGCCTCGAGCGACCGCCCCGCCCCCGACGCGTCGACGCGCCCGGCGCCGGGGCGCTCGTGCTCGGTGCGGGCGCGCTGGCGCTGGCGCTGGCGTGCGCGGTGCGGCCGACGGCCGGCCGACCCCGTCCAGCAGACGGGTGGCCGAGCGGTCCTCGGCGCAGACGGGGCGTGCGGTGA
- a CDS encoding acetate--CoA ligase → MTGYRETHDRSIRDPEGFWGEAAALVSWARKPRQVLDSSAAPFHRWFPGATLNTCYNALDRHVVAGHADRVALVHDSAYTGEVRELTYGRLLEDVAAFAGVLRALGVQRGDRVVVYLPMVPEAVVAMLACARIGAVHSVVFGGFAAAELAARVDDARPAALVTASCGLEPGRVLEYKPIVDRALELAAHEVPAVVVLQRPQVEATLVEGRDVDWAVAMTAGRTDPAECVVVEATDPLYVLYTSGTTGRPKGIVRDHGGHAVAMAWSLPHVFDCGPGDVFWAASDVGWVVGHSYIVYAPLICGATTVLYEGKPVGTPDAGAFWRVVARHRVKALFTAPTAIRAIKKEDPDGALLAQHDLSSLETLFLAGERLDPDTFHWASERLGVPVVDNWWQTETGWPIAANLRGLEPMPLKPGSPSVPVPGFDVRVLDEQGQEVPPGTEGAICLRLPMPPGTLPTLWGGPVDGDERYVASYLSAFEGHYLTGDGGYVDEDGYLFVMGRTDDVVNVAGHRLSAGAMEAVLGRHPAVAECAVVGVSDELKGQVPRGFVVLKAGVDTDPDALAAELVAKVRDEIGAVAALRRVDVVPALPKTRSGKILRRTMREVADGRDPAVPSTIEDPAVLDALRPVLRG, encoded by the coding sequence GTGACCGGCTACCGCGAGACCCACGACCGCTCGATCCGCGACCCCGAGGGCTTCTGGGGCGAGGCCGCCGCGCTCGTCTCCTGGGCCCGCAAGCCCCGGCAGGTGCTCGACTCGTCGGCGGCGCCCTTCCACCGCTGGTTCCCGGGTGCCACCCTCAACACCTGCTACAACGCGCTCGACCGCCACGTCGTCGCCGGCCACGCCGACCGGGTGGCCCTCGTCCACGACTCCGCCTACACCGGCGAGGTGCGCGAGCTGACCTACGGCCGGCTGCTGGAGGACGTCGCGGCCTTCGCCGGGGTGCTGCGGGCGCTCGGGGTGCAGCGGGGCGACCGGGTCGTGGTCTACCTGCCGATGGTGCCCGAGGCCGTCGTCGCCATGCTGGCCTGCGCCCGCATCGGCGCCGTCCACTCGGTGGTCTTCGGCGGGTTCGCGGCCGCCGAGCTCGCCGCCCGCGTCGACGACGCGCGCCCGGCCGCCCTGGTGACCGCGTCGTGCGGGCTCGAGCCCGGGCGGGTGCTGGAGTACAAGCCGATCGTCGACCGGGCGCTCGAGCTCGCCGCGCACGAGGTGCCGGCGGTCGTGGTGCTGCAGCGGCCCCAGGTCGAGGCGACCCTGGTCGAGGGCCGCGACGTCGACTGGGCCGTCGCGATGACGGCCGGGCGCACGGACCCGGCCGAGTGCGTGGTGGTCGAGGCCACCGACCCGCTCTACGTGCTCTACACCTCGGGCACGACCGGGCGGCCCAAGGGGATCGTGCGCGACCACGGCGGCCACGCGGTGGCGATGGCGTGGTCGCTGCCCCACGTCTTCGACTGCGGACCCGGCGACGTCTTCTGGGCCGCCTCCGACGTGGGGTGGGTGGTCGGCCACTCCTACATCGTCTACGCCCCGCTGATCTGCGGCGCCACGACGGTCCTCTACGAGGGCAAGCCCGTCGGCACCCCCGACGCCGGGGCCTTCTGGCGCGTCGTCGCGCGCCACCGGGTCAAGGCGCTCTTCACCGCCCCCACCGCGATCCGGGCGATCAAGAAGGAGGACCCCGACGGCGCGCTGCTCGCCCAGCACGACCTGTCGAGCCTCGAGACGCTCTTCCTGGCGGGGGAGCGGCTCGACCCCGACACCTTCCACTGGGCCTCCGAGCGGCTCGGGGTGCCGGTGGTCGACAACTGGTGGCAGACCGAGACGGGCTGGCCGATCGCGGCCAACCTCCGCGGGCTCGAGCCGATGCCGCTCAAGCCCGGCTCGCCGTCGGTGCCGGTGCCGGGCTTCGACGTGCGCGTCCTCGACGAGCAGGGCCAGGAGGTGCCGCCCGGCACCGAGGGCGCCATCTGCCTGCGCCTGCCGATGCCGCCGGGCACGCTCCCGACGCTCTGGGGCGGCCCGGTCGACGGCGACGAGCGCTACGTCGCGTCGTACCTCTCGGCCTTCGAGGGCCACTACCTCACCGGTGACGGCGGCTACGTCGACGAGGACGGCTACCTCTTCGTCATGGGGCGCACCGACGACGTCGTCAACGTCGCCGGCCACCGGCTCTCGGCGGGGGCGATGGAGGCGGTGCTCGGGCGTCACCCGGCCGTGGCGGAGTGCGCGGTGGTCGGCGTGTCCGACGAGCTGAAGGGGCAGGTGCCGCGCGGCTTCGTCGTGCTCAAGGCCGGTGTCGACACCGACCCCGACGCCCTGGCCGCCGAGCTCGTCGCGAAGGTCCGCGACGAGATCGGCGCGGTCGCCGCCCTGCGCCGCGTCGACGTCGTGCCCGCGCTGCCCAAGACCCGCTCCGGCAAGATCCTTCGCCGCACCATGCGCGAGGTCGCCGACGGCCGCGACCCCGCCGTGCCGTCGACGATCGAGGACCCCGCGGTGCTCGACGCCCTGCGCCCGGTGCTGCGGGGCTGA
- the ddaH gene encoding dimethylargininase, which translates to MHARRALVRRPGPKLADGLLTHLERQPVDVDLATRQWEGYVEALAAEGWEPVEVAPADDCPDAVFVEDTVVVYADLAVVTHPGAPERRPETDGTERALGELGYAVAHLDARTGATLDGGDVLKHDGTVWVGVGGRTNEAGVAALAALLEPRGARVLGVPTTKVLHLKSAVTALPDGTVVGYPPLVDDPDAWGSFLPVPEEGGSHVVVLDEETVLMATSAPRTAALLRQRGLRTVCVDISEFEKLEGCVTCLSVRLRHTP; encoded by the coding sequence ATGCACGCACGCCGCGCCCTGGTCCGCCGCCCCGGCCCGAAGCTCGCCGACGGCCTGCTGACCCACCTCGAGCGCCAGCCGGTCGACGTCGACCTGGCGACGCGCCAGTGGGAGGGCTACGTCGAGGCCCTCGCGGCCGAGGGCTGGGAGCCGGTCGAGGTCGCCCCGGCCGACGACTGCCCCGACGCCGTCTTCGTCGAGGACACCGTGGTGGTCTACGCCGACCTCGCCGTCGTCACCCACCCGGGCGCGCCCGAGCGGCGGCCCGAGACCGACGGCACCGAGCGCGCCCTCGGCGAGCTCGGCTACGCCGTGGCCCACCTCGACGCCCGCACCGGGGCCACGCTCGACGGCGGCGACGTGCTGAAGCACGACGGCACCGTCTGGGTCGGCGTCGGCGGTCGCACCAACGAGGCCGGGGTCGCCGCGCTGGCGGCCCTGCTCGAGCCCCGGGGCGCCCGGGTGCTGGGGGTGCCGACCACCAAGGTGCTGCACCTGAAGTCGGCGGTGACGGCCCTGCCCGACGGCACGGTCGTCGGCTACCCCCCGCTGGTCGACGACCCCGACGCGTGGGGCTCCTTCCTGCCGGTGCCGGAGGAGGGCGGTTCGCACGTCGTCGTCCTCGACGAGGAGACCGTGCTCATGGCCACGAGCGCGCCGCGCACGGCGGCGCTGCTGCGCCAGCGCGGGCTCCGCACGGTGTGCGTCGACATCTCGGAGTTCGAGAAGCTCGAGGGCTGCGTGACCTGCCTGTCGGTGCGGCTGCGCCACACCCCCTGA
- a CDS encoding DUF58 domain-containing protein, which translates to MTAHLVRVRSRLALHAHRKVRGLLEGQYAAAQAGRGTELEDLRDYVRGDDVGDLDWKASARTGSLLVRRYRAERRHTVLLVVSTGREMAALNDVGVPKRRVAVLVAGVLGQLALGHGDRVGLVHGHAGGAAQLPPRTGEVHLERCLAAAHDATREDGPPGDLVGLLEHVARTVRRRSIAVVVTDDVPLATDGELPAALTSVLRRLAAQHEVLLVTVADLDPTRATTAPLVDVGSGARLPAWLLDDPHLAVQYAAADATDAARLQRALDRLGVPHERVPDEEGAVAAVLRLLERQRRGRR; encoded by the coding sequence GTGACGGCCCACCTGGTCCGGGTGCGCTCCCGCCTCGCCCTGCACGCCCACCGCAAGGTGCGCGGCCTCCTCGAGGGCCAGTACGCCGCCGCCCAGGCCGGCCGCGGCACCGAGCTCGAGGACCTGCGCGACTACGTGCGCGGCGACGACGTGGGCGACCTCGACTGGAAGGCCTCGGCGCGCACCGGCTCGCTCCTGGTGCGCCGCTACCGCGCCGAGCGCCGACACACCGTGCTCCTCGTGGTCTCGACCGGGCGCGAGATGGCGGCGCTCAACGACGTCGGCGTGCCCAAGCGCCGCGTCGCGGTCCTCGTGGCCGGTGTGCTCGGGCAGCTCGCGCTCGGCCACGGCGACCGCGTCGGCCTGGTGCACGGCCACGCCGGCGGTGCGGCCCAGCTGCCGCCCCGGACGGGGGAGGTGCACCTCGAGCGGTGCCTCGCCGCGGCCCACGACGCGACCCGCGAGGACGGCCCGCCGGGTGACCTCGTGGGCCTGCTCGAGCACGTCGCGCGCACGGTGCGTCGGCGCAGCATCGCCGTGGTCGTCACCGACGACGTGCCGCTCGCCACCGACGGGGAGCTGCCCGCTGCGCTGACGTCGGTGCTGCGGCGCCTGGCGGCGCAGCACGAGGTGCTGCTGGTCACCGTCGCCGACCTCGACCCGACGCGGGCGACCACGGCACCCCTGGTCGACGTCGGCTCGGGCGCGCGGCTGCCCGCGTGGCTCCTCGACGACCCGCACCTCGCCGTGCAGTACGCCGCGGCCGACGCCACCGACGCGGCCCGCCTGCAGCGGGCCCTCGACCGGCTGGGCGTGCCGCACGAGCGGGTGCCCGACGAGGAGGGTGCCGTGGCAGCCGTGCTGCGGCTGCTGGAGCGGCAGCGCCGTGGCCGCCGCTGA
- the rlmN gene encoding 23S rRNA (adenine(2503)-C(2))-methyltransferase RlmN — MPDTPDTAPAPEAAPVAPVAPVAPATEVAPLADAAAAEAAAAAGRTGLPLVFEAPRGRAKPPRHLADLTEAERKDLLVEHGLPGFRAKQLSTHYFSRLVDDPAQMTDLPATQREELVAALLPTLMTPLRTLEADRGTTRKTLWRLFDGALVESVLMRYPGRSTVCVSSQAGCGMACPFCATGQGGLQRNMSTAEIVEQVVAAARTLARGEVPGGPGRVNNVVFMGMGEPLANYKAVLGAVRRLTDPSPAGLGMSARGVTVSTVGLVPRIRQLTEEGVPVTLALSLHAPDDELRNELVPINTRFSVAETVEAAWDYARVTKRRVSIEYAMMRGINDQAWRADLLGDLLNGYGDWGWVHVNLIPLNPTPGSKWTASDPADEREFVRRLEAKGVPTTVRDTRGQEIDGACGQLAAVGPGDQVEALSTATLPGVASQADA, encoded by the coding sequence ATGCCCGACACACCTGACACCGCCCCCGCACCCGAGGCCGCCCCGGTCGCCCCGGTCGCCCCGGTCGCCCCGGCCACCGAGGTCGCCCCGCTGGCCGACGCCGCCGCCGCCGAGGCGGCCGCCGCGGCCGGCCGCACCGGCCTGCCCCTGGTCTTCGAGGCCCCGCGCGGCCGCGCCAAGCCGCCGCGCCACCTCGCCGACCTGACCGAGGCCGAGCGCAAGGACCTGCTGGTCGAGCACGGGCTGCCCGGCTTCCGCGCGAAGCAGCTCTCGACGCACTACTTCTCGCGCCTGGTCGACGACCCGGCCCAGATGACCGACCTCCCCGCCACCCAGCGCGAGGAGCTGGTCGCCGCGCTGCTGCCCACCCTGATGACGCCCCTGCGCACCCTCGAGGCCGACCGGGGCACCACCCGCAAGACGCTGTGGCGGCTCTTCGACGGTGCGCTGGTCGAGTCGGTGCTGATGCGCTACCCCGGTCGCTCGACGGTGTGCGTGTCGAGCCAGGCCGGTTGCGGCATGGCCTGCCCCTTCTGCGCCACCGGCCAGGGCGGGCTGCAGCGCAACATGAGCACCGCCGAGATCGTGGAGCAGGTCGTCGCCGCGGCCCGCACCCTGGCGCGCGGCGAGGTGCCGGGCGGCCCGGGGCGGGTCAACAACGTCGTCTTCATGGGCATGGGCGAGCCGCTCGCGAACTACAAGGCCGTCCTGGGCGCCGTACGCCGCCTCACCGACCCCAGCCCCGCCGGTCTCGGGATGTCCGCGCGCGGCGTCACCGTGTCGACCGTCGGGCTCGTGCCCCGCATCCGCCAGCTCACCGAGGAGGGCGTCCCGGTCACGCTGGCGCTCTCGCTGCACGCCCCCGACGACGAGCTGCGCAACGAGCTGGTGCCGATCAACACCCGCTTCTCCGTCGCCGAGACCGTCGAGGCGGCCTGGGACTACGCCCGTGTGACGAAGCGCCGCGTCTCGATCGAGTACGCCATGATGCGCGGCATCAACGACCAGGCGTGGCGCGCCGACCTCCTCGGCGACCTGCTGAACGGCTACGGCGACTGGGGCTGGGTGCACGTCAACCTGATCCCGCTCAACCCCACGCCGGGCTCGAAGTGGACGGCGAGCGACCCGGCCGACGAGCGCGAGTTCGTGCGCCGCCTGGAGGCGAAGGGCGTGCCCACGACGGTGCGCGACACCCGCGGGCAGGAGATCGACGGGGCGTGCGGCCAGCTCGCCGCGGTCGGCCCCGGCGACCAGGTCGAGGCGCTCAGCACCGCGACCCTGCCGGGCGTCGCGTCGCAGGCCGACGCCTGA
- a CDS encoding AAA family ATPase, with product MVAHHVSEPLTAEEVARASELLSRLTDAFGARVVGQDRVRRVLLTALVAEGHVLLESVPGLAKTLAASTLAQSVGAHFSRIQCTPDLLPSDIVGTQVYDPRTHTFDTQLGPVHAQVVLLDEVNRASAKTQSAVLEAMQERQTSIAGVVHPLPRPFLVLATQNPVDDEGTYVLPQAQLDRFLLQEVVDYPDHAAEVEVLDRVDAGTLGLHGGPAPAVATPHDVLDLQALASRVFVSPAVKRYIVDLVHATRDLAGVVGPATGALVERGASPRASIAFLHVARAQALLAGRDHVVPDDVRVLRHAVLRHRLHLSFEALADRVRPESVVDAVFEAVPSP from the coding sequence ATGGTCGCGCACCACGTGAGCGAGCCGTTGACCGCCGAGGAGGTGGCCCGCGCGAGCGAGCTGCTGAGCCGGCTGACGGACGCCTTCGGCGCCCGGGTGGTGGGCCAGGACCGGGTGCGACGGGTGCTCCTGACCGCGCTCGTCGCCGAGGGCCACGTGCTGCTCGAGAGCGTGCCGGGGCTGGCCAAGACCCTGGCCGCCTCGACGCTGGCGCAGTCGGTGGGCGCGCACTTCTCGCGCATCCAGTGCACGCCCGACCTGCTGCCCAGCGACATCGTCGGCACCCAGGTCTACGACCCCCGCACCCACACCTTCGACACCCAGCTCGGGCCCGTGCACGCCCAGGTGGTGCTGCTCGACGAGGTGAACCGCGCCAGCGCCAAGACGCAGTCGGCCGTGCTGGAGGCGATGCAGGAGCGGCAGACCTCGATCGCCGGGGTGGTGCACCCGCTGCCGCGCCCCTTCCTCGTGCTGGCCACGCAGAACCCGGTCGACGACGAGGGCACCTACGTCCTGCCGCAGGCCCAGCTCGACCGGTTCCTGCTGCAGGAGGTCGTCGACTACCCCGACCACGCCGCCGAGGTCGAGGTGCTCGACCGCGTCGACGCGGGCACGCTCGGCCTGCACGGCGGGCCCGCGCCGGCGGTGGCCACGCCGCACGACGTGCTCGACCTGCAGGCGCTCGCCTCCCGGGTCTTCGTGTCGCCGGCGGTGAAGCGCTACATCGTCGACCTCGTGCACGCCACCCGCGACCTCGCCGGGGTCGTCGGGCCCGCGACCGGTGCGCTCGTGGAGCGCGGCGCGAGCCCCCGCGCCAGCATCGCCTTCCTGCACGTCGCCCGCGCCCAGGCGCTGCTGGCCGGCCGCGACCACGTGGTGCCCGACGACGTGCGGGTGCTGCGCCACGCCGTGCTGCGGCACCGGCTGCACCTCTCCTTCGAGGCGCTGGCCGACCGGGTGCGCCCGGAGTCCGTGGTCGACGCCGTCTTCGAGGCGGTCCCCAGCCCGTGA
- a CDS encoding LOG family protein: protein MRHTRGRAVEVDSLVDLDRRLARGASTMAGWHLRGLDLADHGPALRRCSVAGALFLGCRLHPDDEADVRRRGATVFPEVPGVPVDVYRGTLYTPEELYDTVLAGQGAGQGAGQGYAVSLDARAYAWSQQSPDRDVALAQALHDHAVDTALDGWAAERRLVGVMGGHALPRDSPGYREAALLGHALGRHALVATGGGPGAMEAAALGGFLADEPVAEVGAAVARLARVPSFRPSVDAWVTAALEVRRAHPAGREGLGIPTWHYGHEPPHVFASSIAKYFANPTREAVLLEVCDAGIVFLPGAAGTVQEVFQDACENYYADESSVAPMVLLGRRHWTVDLPAWPLLERLARGRAMSDRVHLVDTAEEAIAALGLR from the coding sequence ATGAGGCACACCCGAGGGCGCGCGGTCGAGGTCGACTCCCTGGTCGACCTCGACCGCCGCCTGGCGCGCGGCGCCAGCACGATGGCCGGCTGGCACCTGCGCGGGCTCGACCTCGCCGACCACGGGCCGGCCCTGCGCCGCTGCTCGGTCGCCGGGGCGCTCTTCCTCGGCTGCCGGCTGCACCCCGACGACGAGGCCGACGTCCGCCGCCGCGGCGCCACCGTCTTCCCCGAGGTGCCCGGCGTGCCGGTCGACGTCTACCGCGGCACGCTCTACACCCCCGAGGAGCTCTACGACACCGTCCTGGCCGGGCAGGGGGCCGGGCAGGGGGCCGGGCAGGGGTACGCCGTCTCGCTCGACGCACGCGCCTACGCCTGGTCGCAGCAGTCGCCCGACCGCGACGTCGCGCTGGCCCAGGCACTGCACGACCACGCTGTCGACACAGCGCTCGACGGCTGGGCCGCCGAGCGGCGACTGGTCGGCGTCATGGGCGGCCACGCCCTGCCGCGCGACTCCCCCGGCTACCGCGAGGCGGCGCTCCTCGGCCACGCACTCGGTCGTCACGCGCTCGTCGCCACCGGTGGTGGTCCCGGGGCGATGGAGGCGGCGGCCCTCGGCGGCTTCCTCGCGGACGAGCCGGTCGCCGAGGTCGGGGCGGCCGTGGCGCGGCTCGCCCGGGTGCCGTCCTTCCGGCCGTCCGTCGACGCGTGGGTCACCGCGGCGCTGGAGGTGCGGCGCGCCCACCCCGCGGGTCGTGAGGGCCTGGGCATCCCCACCTGGCACTACGGTCACGAGCCGCCGCACGTCTTCGCCTCGAGCATCGCGAAGTACTTCGCCAACCCCACCCGCGAGGCGGTGCTGCTCGAGGTCTGCGACGCCGGCATCGTCTTCCTGCCCGGGGCCGCCGGCACCGTGCAGGAGGTCTTCCAGGACGCCTGCGAGAACTACTACGCCGACGAGTCGTCGGTCGCGCCCATGGTGCTGCTGGGGCGGCGGCACTGGACGGTCGACCTGCCGGCCTGGCCGCTGCTCGAGCGGCTGGCGCGGGGGCGGGCGATGTCCGACCGCGTGCACCTCGTCGACACCGCCGAGGAGGCGATCGCGGCGCTCGGGCTGCGCTGA
- a CDS encoding serine protein kinase RIO — protein sequence MTREQHPAPAWGSAPAAEPGTPVPTVTEQQLDPRFVLDWQTYDDPDDERQRWSTWHDVEPLSRGPEPRPDWVVVSRGALDTELGILKTGKEADVFLLERADPHDPAGGVVMAAKRYRSPEHRTFHRAATYTEGRSMRRSRDQRAVKRGSTFGRQLAATEWAASEWDLLKRFWSAGLPVPYPVQVDGTEILMEWVHVDGAEGPTTAPRLAQTRPDPALLASLFEQLRAAMLGMVELGVVHGDLSAYNLLVQDERLVVIDLPQVVDLVGNLHGVDFLARDCANVCGWFRARGLEVDDGELLGDLLAHAF from the coding sequence ATGACCCGCGAGCAGCACCCCGCCCCCGCCTGGGGGTCCGCGCCGGCCGCTGAGCCCGGCACCCCCGTCCCCACCGTCACCGAGCAGCAGCTCGACCCGAGGTTCGTCCTCGACTGGCAGACCTACGACGACCCCGACGACGAGCGTCAGCGCTGGTCGACGTGGCACGACGTCGAACCGCTGAGCCGTGGCCCCGAGCCGCGACCCGACTGGGTCGTGGTCTCCCGCGGCGCACTCGACACCGAGCTCGGCATCCTCAAGACCGGCAAGGAGGCCGACGTCTTCCTGCTCGAGCGCGCGGACCCGCACGACCCCGCCGGCGGGGTCGTGATGGCCGCCAAGCGCTACCGCAGCCCCGAGCACCGCACCTTCCACCGGGCCGCGACCTACACCGAGGGGCGCAGCATGCGCCGCTCCCGCGACCAGCGCGCGGTCAAGCGCGGCAGCACCTTCGGCCGCCAGCTCGCCGCCACCGAGTGGGCCGCCTCGGAGTGGGACCTGCTCAAGCGCTTCTGGTCGGCCGGTCTGCCCGTCCCCTACCCCGTGCAGGTCGACGGCACGGAGATCCTCATGGAGTGGGTGCACGTCGACGGTGCAGAGGGGCCGACGACCGCGCCGCGCCTCGCGCAGACCCGGCCGGACCCGGCGCTGCTGGCCTCGCTCTTCGAGCAGCTGCGCGCCGCCATGCTCGGGATGGTCGAGCTCGGCGTCGTGCACGGCGACCTGTCGGCCTACAACCTGCTGGTGCAGGACGAGCGGCTCGTCGTGATCGACCTGCCGCAGGTGGTGGACCTCGTGGGCAACCTCCACGGCGTCGACTTCCTCGCGCGCGACTGCGCCAACGTCTGCGGGTGGTTCCGCGCCCGCGGGCTCGAGGTCGACGACGGGGAGCTGCTCGGCGACCTGCTGGCCCACGCGTTCTAG
- a CDS encoding VWA domain-containing protein: MSGLGGAVAGVRWEPLLDPRVLALGVAVGLVAVLVPVLRRGRDRAGWPVRALLVVVVGVLLAHPLLLGRTVATAGTVPDRQLLVVLDRTTSMAATDGPGGRTRLEAARADLAVLTERLEGARFGLVVWGREVEEVVPATTDRAAFLDAVARTAPEDPRAGTGSTVDRPLPEVTALLRRAARQYPERGSLVLLLSDGEDTTGRPAGTAARSWRPAGALSDGGAVLGYGTRAGATMPRADLPGAPPVVDPRSGAPALSRADPATLRRVASQLEVPYVGRGPSAGPAALRDLALRLPEPEAVVTRAVPTPTDPAWALAGLAALLGLAELRRWARDLHETRRAGRP, translated from the coding sequence GTGAGTGGCCTCGGCGGGGCGGTGGCCGGCGTCCGGTGGGAGCCGCTGCTCGACCCGCGGGTGCTGGCGCTCGGCGTCGCGGTGGGGCTGGTCGCGGTGCTCGTGCCGGTGCTGCGCCGCGGGCGCGACCGCGCTGGGTGGCCCGTGCGGGCACTGCTCGTGGTCGTCGTCGGGGTGCTGCTCGCCCACCCGCTGCTGCTGGGCCGGACGGTCGCGACCGCGGGCACGGTGCCCGACCGCCAGCTGCTCGTCGTCCTCGACCGCACCACCAGCATGGCCGCGACCGACGGGCCCGGTGGCCGCACCCGGCTCGAGGCGGCGCGGGCCGACCTGGCCGTCCTGACCGAGCGGCTCGAGGGGGCGCGGTTCGGCCTCGTGGTGTGGGGGCGGGAGGTCGAGGAGGTCGTGCCCGCCACCACGGACCGGGCGGCCTTCCTCGACGCGGTGGCGCGCACCGCGCCGGAGGACCCGCGTGCCGGCACCGGGTCGACCGTCGACCGCCCGTTGCCCGAGGTGACCGCCCTGCTGCGTCGCGCCGCGCGCCAGTACCCCGAGCGGGGGAGCCTCGTGCTGCTGCTCAGCGACGGGGAGGACACCACCGGGCGGCCCGCGGGCACCGCGGCCCGGTCCTGGCGCCCGGCCGGGGCCCTGAGCGACGGCGGCGCCGTGCTGGGCTACGGCACGCGGGCGGGTGCGACGATGCCGCGCGCCGACCTGCCGGGTGCGCCCCCGGTCGTCGACCCCCGCAGCGGCGCGCCCGCGCTCTCGCGGGCCGATCCGGCCACCCTGCGCCGGGTGGCGTCGCAGCTGGAGGTGCCGTACGTCGGACGCGGACCCTCGGCGGGCCCCGCCGCGCTGCGCGACCTCGCGCTGCGGCTCCCGGAGCCCGAGGCGGTCGTGACGCGGGCGGTGCCGACGCCGACCGACCCGGCGTGGGCGCTGGCAGGGCTCGCGGCCCTGCTCGGGCTCGCCGAGCTGCGGCGCTGGGCCCGCGACCTCCACGAGACCCGGCGGGCGGGCCGGCCGTGA